A window of Sphingobacterium sp. SRCM116780 contains these coding sequences:
- the coaE gene encoding dephospho-CoA kinase (Dephospho-CoA kinase (CoaE) performs the final step in coenzyme A biosynthesis.): MGIKVGIAGGIGSGKTIICHVFKVLGIPIYNADLEAKLIMNKSDHVRLAIMQVFGQEAYQNGVLNREFLSAQVFSNAEKLAKLNSIVHPAVIQAAADWADAQTTAYSLKEASILFESGSYKKVDFSILVTAPEEIRIARVMQRDEVTRAQVLERMRNQMSDEEKAKLADFVIINDGIEPIIPQVMALHHRFQK; encoded by the coding sequence ATGGGAATTAAAGTAGGAATAGCCGGAGGAATTGGTTCAGGGAAGACAATTATCTGTCATGTTTTTAAGGTTTTAGGCATACCCATTTATAATGCCGATTTAGAAGCCAAATTGATCATGAATAAAAGTGATCATGTCCGACTAGCAATCATGCAAGTGTTTGGACAAGAAGCCTATCAAAATGGTGTTTTGAACAGGGAATTTCTTTCTGCTCAGGTTTTTAGTAACGCAGAAAAGTTAGCCAAATTAAACAGTATTGTCCATCCAGCAGTTATACAAGCAGCTGCAGATTGGGCTGATGCACAAACAACAGCATATTCGCTGAAGGAGGCATCCATACTCTTTGAAAGTGGATCGTACAAAAAAGTAGATTTTAGTATTTTGGTGACTGCCCCAGAAGAAATAAGAATTGCACGTGTGATGCAACGCGATGAAGTAACAAGAGCACAAGTCTTGGAAAGAATGCGTAATCAGATGTCTGATGAAGAAAAAGCTAAACTGGCAGACTTTGTGATTATTAACGATGGAATAGAACCCATTATTCCTCAAGTGATGGCATTACACCATCGATTTCAGAAATAA